DNA from Ruficoccus amylovorans:
TCCTGTGGCATCAGGACCGGATCGGCTACTTGGCCACGCTCACCACGGCTCTGGCTAACGCGCAGGCCAATATCGCCTCCATTCACACCAGCCGCCATGTCCGCGGGCAGCAGGCGCTCACGACGGTCGAGCTCGATGGCCCCCTTCCGGCAGGCACTCAGCATAGTCTTCAGCAAACACCGCAGACCCAACTCGTCCGATTCATTGATAAAGTCTAGCAAGACAATGGACACCGATTCCTCCAGTTACGATTTCAATACCGCCGCCGAGTTGCTCATCCTCTGCGAGAAGGAAGCCCTGAGCATCGCGGAAGTCGTCTTGCGCCGGGAATCCTTTGAGAGCGGCTCGAGCCGGGATGAACTCGTAAAAACCATGCGGGAGCGCTACCGCAAGATGAAGGACAGCATCCGCCGGGGAATCCAAATCGACAAACTCTCTGCCAGCCGTCTTTCCGGCGGCGACGCGGCCCGGCTGATGGCCTACGCCGAAAGCGACGCCCCACTCGGGGGCGCGGACTTCGCGCGCACGATGGCCTACGGATTCGCGGTACTGGAGAGCAACGCTCAGTTCGGACGCATTGTGGCCACGCCCACCGCCGGATCGGCCGGCGTCGTGCCCGCCTGCCTCCTTCACCTCGAAGATCAGGGCCTGGACGAAGACACCGCCGTGAGCGCCTTGTTCACAGCGGCGGGGATCGGCCTCGTCATCGCGAACAACGCCTGCTTCTCCGGGGCCAGGGGCGGCTGCCAGGCGGAGATCGGAAGCGCCAGTTGCATGGCTGCTGCCGCCATCGTGGAAGCCCGGGGTGGCACTCCCCGGACCGCTCAAAGCGCAGCTTCCTTTGCCCTCATGAACACGCTCGGCCTCGTTTGCGACCCTATCGGCGGCTATGTCGAGGTCCCCTGTGTCAGCCGCAACGGGATGTTCGCCGTGCACAGTATTCAAGCCGCCGTCATGGCCCTGGCCGGTTGCCGCTGCCTTGTTCCACTGGATGATGTCGTCATCGCCATGCGCGACATCGGACGCCGCATGCCGCGAGCCTTGAAGGAGACCTCGCAGGGTGGGCTGGCCACGACTCCCACTGGCCAGAGTTACATGCCTAAATAACAAGCAGCACCCATGTCCGATAAAATCCCCAGCATCACCGAACTCTTATCGACGCTCGTGTCCTGCCCGAGCGTAAACCCCGGCGAGCGCCTGCACTGGGAATCGCCTTACGGCGAGGCACGACTCGCGCAGGTCTTGCAAGACCTGCTGCGGCCATGGGCCGACTCAATCGAGATCGACGAAGTCGTTCCCGGCCGCCCCAACCTGCGAGCGCTTTTCCGGGGTCGCGCCGACGGCCCCAAGCGGGCGCTGGAGGCCCATCTCGATACGGTGGACATCGACGGCATGAGCATTGAACCCTTCGAGCCTGAACTTAAGGCGGGCCGCCTTTATGGCCGCGGCTCTGCCGATACCAAAGGCCCCATGACCGCGATGCTCCTGGCCCTGATCCGCGCCAAGGCCAAAGGCATCAAACTCAACGGAGACTGGACCTTTATCGCCACCTGCGATGAAGAGTTGGGGGCGCGCGGGGCGCGCTTTCTCATTGAACAGGGTTTCTGCTGCGACGGCATCATCGTGGCCGAACCGACCGAACTGGAACTCATTGACGCGCACAAAGGAGTCGAACGCTACCGCGTCGAAATCACCGGCAAGGCCGCCCACAGCGCCTACCCCGAGTTGGGGCTTAATGCGATCAGCGCGCTGGCGGACTTTATCGGTCGGCTCGAAGCCATGAGCTTCCCGTCAACCAGCAGGCCCGACGACGACACGCTCGGCCCCATCACCATGAGCGTAGGTGTTATCAGCGGCGGCGATCAGGTGAACCGCGTGCCGCAGACGGCGCACGCCGAAATCGACTTCCGCATCCCCCCTGGCGCCCCCGAAACCGCCATCGGGGAACTGCTGGCGCAGGCCGCACACTCGACGCGTCAAAGCCGTCCCGGCATTGAGATCCGCTGGGAGCAGACTCAGCACTACCCCGCCCTTCACCCACAGCCCGACAGCGCATTTTCCGAGACCCTCTGGCAACTGGCGAAGGAGCATTTGAATGCCCGGAAATTTTCCCGTGTCCGCTACGCTACCAACGCCGGTTTTTACTCCGCTGCGGGTATCCCGAGCATCGTGTTCGGGCCCGGCTCGATTTCCGAGGCCCACACCGCCGCAGAATCCATTGAGATAGACGCCATCGAACAAGCCGCCTCGTTCCTCGAAAAACTCATCACCGTTCCGGCTCACTGAATCGGCCTCAACGCCAAAACACAAGTCAACATCGCCAACCAGGCACCGCCATCAATACCATGCAATCTTCATCCCCCTGCATAAATATCCCGACCGTCAGCGCCGACAGTCTTCCGCTCCTGCTCAGCTTCTGGCGCGAGCACCTGCACACACATATTCTGCCGTTCTGGAAGCAGCACGCGATCGACCCGGACGGTGGACTCAACACCTGCATCCGCGACGACGGCAAGCTCATCAGCCGGGACAAATGGCTCTGGAGCCAGTGGCGCGCAGTCTGGGTTTTCAGCCGCCTCTACCGCCTGCATGGCCAAGATCCCCAGTGGCTGGAATTGGCCGAGTATATCGGGAACTTCAGCCTGCGCCACGGCTGGGATGAAGACTTCGGCGGCTGGCGGCTGCTCGTTGACGCCGATGGGCGCGAAATCGAAGGCTGCAAGAGCATTTACGTAGATGCCTTCGCCATTTATGCCCTTACGGAGTGGCACCTGGCCACCGGTAAAGAGTCCCTGCTCGCCCCGCTCCACCGGACCGCCGAACGGGTCCTTCTCCGCCTGGAACAACCTCATGAGCATATCCCGCACTACCCCTATCCAATCCCTGAGGGAAGCCGCGTCCACGGCATCCCCATGATGTTTTCCTATAAGCTCGGGCTGGCCGCTCACCACCTCGGCCATCAACACTATGCCGAAGCCTCGCAGGCCCTTTCTGATGAAGTCTGGAACGACTACTACGTCCCGGAAAGCGGGTTCATGCTGGAGCGCGTATCTGCCAGCCAGACGCCACTCTCGCCCCCGCTCGGCACCGCGGTGGTCCCGGGTCACGTGATCGAAGACATGTGGTTCCAGATGGAGCTCAGCAGGCTCTTCCACCACGAAGAGCGTCTGGACCTCTGCTGCCAGACGATCCGGCGCCACCTGGAAGCCGGCTGGGACGAGCAGCACGGAGGCATCTTCCTCGCCATCGACGCCGGGGGCCACAAAGACATCGCCTGGTCATACGCCGACTACAAACTGTGGTGGCCACATACCGAGGCGCTCGTCGCACTCTTGGCCGCCTACGAGCACACCCGACAGGACTGGTGCCTGGAATGGTATCAGCGCGTCTTTGAATACACGCTCAACCACTACCCGAACGAGCAGCATGGCGAATGGACGCAGCGGCTGGATTGCCTGGGCAAACCCAGCAACGAGATTGTCGCCCTGCCCGTCAAAGACCCCTTCCACCTCCCCCGCGCGGCCATGACACAGATCGAACTCCT
Protein-coding regions in this window:
- the sdaAA gene encoding L-serine ammonia-lyase, iron-sulfur-dependent, subunit alpha, whose translation is MDTDSSSYDFNTAAELLILCEKEALSIAEVVLRRESFESGSSRDELVKTMRERYRKMKDSIRRGIQIDKLSASRLSGGDAARLMAYAESDAPLGGADFARTMAYGFAVLESNAQFGRIVATPTAGSAGVVPACLLHLEDQGLDEDTAVSALFTAAGIGLVIANNACFSGARGGCQAEIGSASCMAAAAIVEARGGTPRTAQSAASFALMNTLGLVCDPIGGYVEVPCVSRNGMFAVHSIQAAVMALAGCRCLVPLDDVVIAMRDIGRRMPRALKETSQGGLATTPTGQSYMPK
- a CDS encoding AGE family epimerase/isomerase; protein product: MQSSSPCINIPTVSADSLPLLLSFWREHLHTHILPFWKQHAIDPDGGLNTCIRDDGKLISRDKWLWSQWRAVWVFSRLYRLHGQDPQWLELAEYIGNFSLRHGWDEDFGGWRLLVDADGREIEGCKSIYVDAFAIYALTEWHLATGKESLLAPLHRTAERVLLRLEQPHEHIPHYPYPIPEGSRVHGIPMMFSYKLGLAAHHLGHQHYAEASQALSDEVWNDYYVPESGFMLERVSASQTPLSPPLGTAVVPGHVIEDMWFQMELSRLFHHEERLDLCCQTIRRHLEAGWDEQHGGIFLAIDAGGHKDIAWSYADYKLWWPHTEALVALLAAYEHTRQDWCLEWYQRVFEYTLNHYPNEQHGEWTQRLDCLGKPSNEIVALPVKDPFHLPRAAMTQIELLERLCN
- a CDS encoding M20 family metallopeptidase produces the protein MSDKIPSITELLSTLVSCPSVNPGERLHWESPYGEARLAQVLQDLLRPWADSIEIDEVVPGRPNLRALFRGRADGPKRALEAHLDTVDIDGMSIEPFEPELKAGRLYGRGSADTKGPMTAMLLALIRAKAKGIKLNGDWTFIATCDEELGARGARFLIEQGFCCDGIIVAEPTELELIDAHKGVERYRVEITGKAAHSAYPELGLNAISALADFIGRLEAMSFPSTSRPDDDTLGPITMSVGVISGGDQVNRVPQTAHAEIDFRIPPGAPETAIGELLAQAAHSTRQSRPGIEIRWEQTQHYPALHPQPDSAFSETLWQLAKEHLNARKFSRVRYATNAGFYSAAGIPSIVFGPGSISEAHTAAESIEIDAIEQAASFLEKLITVPAH